The Bombus affinis isolate iyBomAffi1 chromosome 17, iyBomAffi1.2, whole genome shotgun sequence genome includes a region encoding these proteins:
- the LOC126926017 gene encoding serine-rich adhesin for platelets-like isoform X1 codes for MKRKERKKQSRNTSIRSKQLQPPGISMDMESSWAAQEIKSNLNNMARFQQKQLQEKEQKLLQLYDQQQQRAYQVVQRGSAGSNSSNHATSISQHTVAKTSSSSHTTSTSQGGKVRQMFDERRQTTVKGIDRSYPLEPLENKSRKQTNGNGVQKNGNLTVNRQSVTVKRVARADVNSNLNGGKPIVSYHEEISRESFGPCARQHQEDDEFGNENHVAQYANGNLRDEARMEEVLDEDMIGRNRMMAKLHLMEYDETLKHRVKNDLESEEFPEDFMVDVPDKLPKQSVTRKLSQAEVRLERFKNANARRGNNVTKNPAIAPKKRSDPIFPAKSTCSGSRMTNTASDRGSNDGKNPASSKSRGKTLVSGNVRETVSLDSGRNVGRTDENPRFFCGESEKSATSHVVGSKTARKLSPDLSEDRIRRSERSAIFNKEKSAIKYPIDSKVARTSTSESLKDKTGKRESRELSSKDAGKSAVTSATGATTVRKLSSEALRDVKDQGDYGKFIDEESEKSATTYATRPKSAERSIREVSEATKDVKRRSESPKFFCKESERSATTYAIDSKTAEKYTREATKDTRDLKRRSESPKFLSKESEKSATTYATRPKSAERSIREVSEATKDVKRRSESPKFFCKESERSATTYAIDSKTAEKYTREATKDTRDLKRRSESPKFLSKESEKPATTYAIRPKSAGRSIREVSEDTKDVKRRSESPKFFCKESERSATTYAIDGETSKKFSLEGLKSVKKRSDSPKPTTYAIEPKSAERLIREVSEDIKDVKSRSESPEFFYKESERSGTTYATDSKLAGKLARVSLKDIKDVKQRSESPRFFCKESERSATTYAIDAKTNKRFSFEDLKDVKQRSDSPKSTTYAIDSKRVERSIRDPSEDIKDVKRRSESPRFFCEESGRSAKTYATDRKTANSSKTRTPRSDSPKFLCKESGKSDTAYAMGSTILPTSPNYMKDSKSSALKIASKNKKDMTNNTISRESTNNAMKRHATYPKRDTISKSSSPGGPKYDVISCAKPEYQTLRKSTETKLPDVFERLTRERSSSPRSFCHDSRRSATTMSTRNRNTESASVSANVVEEMKKKGSESRRVGSGKRDASIIRADESKSPDFAKASSRSCSVSPQYFGLDSDRSASILMVTPETIVKAKTDLACCEKREESPTSYVAKGEKLVTNVPREATRGSSTESYDDTAKRFIRSSVSRFFSEQCEGATRNVGPRKLQLTDARAPSQTKSQFDDGRAEKDERTSFVADGSRDSSPRSREIVESREETPEFLRYETEESAIATSLQPKICTDVEQPPKDAHSLKQTVAREITARPRNLSSNVKDRSSKIPLSIKDHNLTAENANALSRRGSAGILRSTKLIRDVLQRQSGQDQVDYASPGISNEWEEQPRADRMQAETRMDRKVEERTGTLTGRQLVAAGSESCRSLEVDTQIGGIRTPERYVKQEQLRGTYSRSSKGTACEKPSVGKVLTYSVRKPVKQRGSLLKSNIFQQSLRDRDSTNERPVSSKRTTRIASLKKEPAACARSLQSRTKGNVANGKSKSDILKTRSRTASPISASNGKTSSETVADKRNVDRYDASKRITRTSNESIARGSKGATDVAHRNGETKIPRAGARTARKQSIADERKKGKTSNQAEILKSMQLVRSVTRGSDFAQESRKMVGESVDDGTVRDEQTETRESCSSSTIDIRRSEAGLASIKELSKNYERTDSVESALRRFDSIGTEAESIRGTLERSVESIPKEIRRKSGGSIGRKADSKTISPKALDPPNVNLFAKRTCAGKATTVSRSAMAAAKGRQAEAQETRRQKKLEKARDSIEINRIAIRSRSLSCKRQLFQHTDSSETGSVASRCSIDSLRTVERLSTTSNKKKTCDSVNTASKRFEFSGSDETSTQTIDKAETDKMSTGVGRCSSAKQLRSIEDIRRSIEDESWDRETGQPSAMSAIVGSAAKAAGRSEPRRINVNDRAGNRKEICSPGRSVNFTASNDALGDTERSSVKCTMRFSRVAKSPSPETTKETSIRARRNVPASPSKSPDTVARRASSELKAQDTRSTKRPTTMKGTEPIGNRKALTATSTTTKKSADVVDSAILENGLHLRDQTAETKYDNDSPTKKSDALVVDLDEQPAKENDAPLPRKPLLRKQSTEKQITSMQSTRPPSVSSTSGGSPMQGQTSGSRSKMASRAKTPISGSTGYKGSASSRTGGAAAATCYSDALVPCKMCGRRFAQDRVTLHEQICAKTTQKKRKQFDTMMYRVKGTDLEPFVKKGLVKKQVEKSKKPEIKSNWRRKHEDFINAIRSAKQVQAHLAAGGKLSDLPPPPVSDNYDYIQCPHCGRKFNKAAAERHIPKCEHMLHNKPIHSRAPKPRR; via the exons ATGAAGCGcaaggaaagaaagaagcaaAGCAGAAATACGTCGATTCGATCGAAACAACTGCAACCCCCCGGAATCTCCATGGACATGGAATCGTCCTGGGCAGCTCAAGAGATCAAGTCCAATCTGAATAACATG GCTCGCTTTCAGCAGAAGCAACTGCAGGAGAAGGAGCAGAAGTTGTTGCAGCTTTACGACCAACAACAGCAACGAGCTTATCAAGTGGTGCAACGAGGCAGCGCCGGCTCCAACAGCTCGAATCATGCTACCTCCATCAGCCAACACACCGTCGCAAAGACCTCGAGCAGCAGCCATACAACCTCGACCTCGCAAGGTGGAAAG GTGAGGCAGATGTTCGACGAAAGACGGCAAACGACGGTGAAGGGCATCGACAGAAGCTACCCACTGGAGCCGCTGGAGAACAAATCGCGGAAACAGACGAACGGAAACGGCGTGCAGAAGAACGGAAATTTGACTGTGAACCGACAGTCGGTGACTGTGAAACGAGTAGCCAGGGCTGACGTGAACAGCAATTTGAACGGTGGCAAACCGATCGTCTCGTATCACGAGGAAATCAGTCGAGAATCGTTCGGTCCGTGCGCGCGCCAGCACCAAGAGGACGACGAGTTTGGAAACGAGAACCACGTCGCGCAATATGCGAATGGAAACCTTCGAGACGAG GCACGTATGGAGGAAGTTTTGGACGAGGATATGATAGGAAGGAATCGTATGATGGCGAAACTTCATCTGATGGAGTACGACGAGACGTTGAAGCATCGTGTTAAAAACGACCTCGAGAGCGAGGAATTCCCCGAGGACTTTATGGTCGATGTTCCTGACAAGCTTCCAAAACAAAGTGTTACCAGAAAGTTATCTCAAGCGGAGGTCAGGTTGGAACGCTTTAAAAACGCGAACGCGAGGCGTGGTAACAACGTTACGAAGAACCCAGCCATTGCCCCGAAGAAACGATCTGACCCAATATTTCCAGCAAAATCCACTTGCAG CGGCAGCCGAATGACCAACACAGCTTCAGACAGAGgatcgaacgacgggaaaaatCCTGCAAGTAGCAAATCCAGAGGGAAGACACTGGTCTCTGGAAATGTGAGGGAAACGGTCTCGTTGGATTCCGGGAGAAATGTGGGACGAACAGACGAAAATCCACGGTTCTTCTGCGGAGAGTCCGAGAAGTCTGCCACCTCGCACGTCGTTGGTTCGAAAACCGCGAGGAAATTATCGCCTGATTTGTCTGAAGATAGAATACGAAGAAGCGAAAGGTCTGCGATATTTAATAAAGAGAAATCTGCTATTAAATACCCGATAGACTCGAAGGTTGCAAGAACATCGACATCCGAGTCGCTTAAAGATAAGACAGGGAAAAGGGAAAGTCGCGAATTATCCTCTAAAGATGCTGGAAAATCAGCCGTAACTTCTGCGACTGGCGCAACAACCGTTAGGAAATTGTCTTCTGAAGCTTTAAGAGATGTCAAGGATCAAGGCGATTATGGTAAATTTATCGATGAAGAGTCTGAAAAATCAGCAACGAC TTACGCGACTCGTCCAAAGTCTGCAGAGAGATCGATTCGTGAAGTTTCCGAAGCTACGAAGGACGTTAAGCGACGAAGTGAAAGTCCGAAATTCTTCTGCAAAGAGTCTGAAAGATCAGCAACGACTTACGCGATCGACTCAAAGACTGCAGAAAAGTATACTCGCGAAGCTACGAAAGATACGAGGGACTTGAAACGACGAAGTGAAAGTCCGAAATTCCTCTCCAAAGAGTCTGAAAAATCAGCAACGACTTACGCGACTCGTCCAAAGTCTGCAGAGAGATCGATTCGTGAAGTTTCCGAAGCTACGAAGGACGTTAAGCGACGAAGTGAAAGTCCGAAATTCTTCTGCAAAGAGTCTGAAAGATCAGCAACGACTTACGCGATCGACTCAAAGACTGCAGAAAAGTATACTCGCGAAGCTACGAAAGACACGAGGGACTTGAAACGACGAAGTGAAAGTCCGAAATTCCTCTCCAAAGAGTCTGAAAAACCAGCAACGACTTACGCGATTCGTCCAAAGTCTGCAGGGAGATCGATTCGTGAAGTTTCCGAAGATACGAAGGACGTTAAGCGACGAAGTGAAAGTCCGAAATTCTTCTGCAAAGAGTCTGAAAGGTCAGCAACGACTTACGCGATTGACGGAGAAACAAGTAAAAAATTCTCCCTCGAAGGTTTAAAAAGCGTCAAGAAACGGAGCGACAGTCCAAAACCCACAACTTACGCGATAGAGCCAAAGTCTGCAGAAAGATTGATTCGTGAAGTCTCCGAAGATATAAAGGACGTTAAAAGCCGAAGTGAAAGTCCGGAATTTTTCTACAAAGAGTCTGAAAGGTCAGGTACCACTTACGCGACTGATTCAAAGCTCGCAGGAAAATTAGCCCGTGTTtctttgaaagatataaaagaCGTTAAACAACGAAGTGAAAGCCCAAGATTCTTCTGCAAAGAGTCTGAAAGATCAGCTACCACTTATGCGATTGACGCAAAAACGAATAAAAGATTCTCTTTCGAAGATTTAAAAGACGTCAAGCAACGAAGCGATAGTCCAAAATCCACAACTTACGCGATTGACTCAAAACGTGTGGAAAGATCGATTCGTGATCCTTCAGAAGACATAAAAGACGTTAAACGGCGAAGTGAGAGTCCAAGATTCTTCTGCGAAGAGTCTGGAAGATCAGCCAAAACTTACGCAACTGATCGAAAGACTGCTAATTCCTCGAAGACCAGGACACCACGTAGCGATAGTCCGAAATTCCTCTGCAAAGAATCGGGGAAATCAGACACGGCTTATGCGATGGGCTCGACAATTCTTCCAACGTCCCCTAATTATATGAAAGACAGTAAGAGCTCCGCATTAAAAATCGCATCAAAGAACAAAAAAGATATGACTAATAACACGATATCCAGAGAATCCACGAACAACGCCATGAAGAGACACGCTACATATCCCAAACGCGATACAATCAGCAAATCTTCTTCTCCGGGAGGCCCAAAATATGACGTGATATCTTGCGCGAAGCCCGAGTACCAAACTCTACGTAAATCTACCGAAACCAAGTTACCCGACGTTTTCGAGCGCCTAACAAGAGAACGTAGCTCGAGTCCTCGGTCTTTCTGTCATGACAGCAGAAGATCAGCCACGACGATGAGCACCCGCAACAGGAACACCGAGTCCGCCTCTGTATCCGCAAACGTGGTCgaggaaatgaaaaagaaaggcAGCGAGAGTCGAAGAGTCGGTTCTGGAAAGCGCGATGCTTCGATAATTCGTGCTGACGAATCGAAATCCCCAGACTTCGCGAAAGCATCGTCCAGAAGCTGCAGCGTAAGTCCGCAGTACTTCGGCTTGGATTCTGACAGGTCCGCCAGCATCCTGATGGTCACGCCAGAGACCATAGTGAAAGCAAAAACAGATCTAGCGTGCTgcgagaaaagagaagaaagtcCTACGTCGTACGTTGCCAAAGGCGAGAAGCTCGTCACGAACGTACCGAGAGAAGCGACAAGAGGATCATCGACAGAAAGCTACGACGACACGGCGAAACGCTTCATCAGAAGCTCGGTATCGCGATTTTTCTCGGAGCAGTGTGAAGGAGCAACGAGAAACGTGGGGCCGAGAAAGCTTCAGCTGACGGACGCCAGAGCACCGAGTCAGACGAAGTCGCAGTTCGATGATGGACGAGCTGAGAAGGACGAGAGAACGAGTTTCGTCGCAGACGGCAGTCGTGACTCGTCGCCCAGGTCTCGAGAAATCGTTGAAAGTAGAGAAGAAACGCCAGAATTCTTGCGTTACGAGACAGAAGAGTCCGCCATCGCTACGAGCCTTCAGCCTAAGATTTGTACAGACGTTGAGCAACCGCCCAAAGATGCGCACTCGCTTAAACAAACAGTTGCGCGTGAGATTACGGCAAGGCCAAGGAATCTATCGAGCAACGTCAAGGACAGATCCTCGAAGATTCCTTTAAGCATCAAGGACCACAACTTGACAGCGGAAAACGCGAATGCACTTAGCCGTAGAGGGTCCGCCGGTATTCTACGTTCGACGAAACTGATTCGCGACGTGCTGCAGCGTCAGAGTGGCCAAGATCAGGTGGATTATGCTTCGCCTGGAATATCGAACGAATGGGAAGAGCAACCGAGGGCCGATAGGATGCAGGCAGAGACCAGGATGGACAGGAAAGTTGAGGAAAGAACTGGGACCCTGACTGGTCGCCAACTTGTGGCCGCGGGATCGGAAAGTTGCAGGTCCCTGGAAGTGGACACGCAGATCGGAGGAATCAGGACTCCTGAACGATACGTAAAACAGGAGCAGCTTCGAGGCACTTACTCGAGATCGAGCAAGGGAACAGCCTGCGAGAAGCCGAGCGTTGGAAAGGTGCTGACTTATTCCGTGCGCAAGCCAGTTAAACAGAGAGGATCGTTGCTGAAGTCGAACATTTTCCAGCAATCGCTGAGAGATCGAGATTCAACGAACGAGAGGCCCGTTAGCTCGAAACGTACAACACGAATTGCGTCTCTGAAGAAGGAGCCTGCAGCTTGTGCTCGTAGCTTGCAGAGTCGAACGAAGGGAAACGTGGCGAATGGAAAGAGCAAGAGCGACATTTTGAAGACTCGCAGCCGAACAGCGAGTCCGATCTCAGCAAGCAACGGAAAGACGAGCTCAGAGACGGTTGCTGATAAGAGGAACGTGGACAGATACGATGCTTCGAAGCGTATAACGCGAACGTCCAACGAATCCATCGCTCGTGGCTCGAAAGGAGCAACTGATGTGGCACATCGAAACGGCGAAACCAAAATCCCAAGAGCTGGAGCACGAACTGCCAGGAAGCAGAGTATCGCGGATGAGAGGAAGAAAGGCAAGACGTCTAACCAGGCTGAAATTTTGAAGTCCATGCAGCTCGTTCGCAGTGTTACGAGAGGATCAGACTTTGCGCAGGAATCGCGAAAAATGGTTGGCGAATCAGTCGACGACGGTACAGTCAGAGACGAACAGACTGAAACGAGGGAAAGTTGCAGCTCCTCGACGATCGATATTAGAAGGTCGGAGGCCGGCTTAGCTTCTATAAAGGAACTTTCCAAGAATTACGAGAGAACAGACTCAGTGGAGTCAGCTCTCAGACGTTTCGATTCGATCGGAACTGAGGCTGAATCGATCCGAGGCACGTTAGAACGAAGCGTGGAATCGATACCGAAGGAAATACGAAGGAAATCTGGCGGAAGCATTGGCCGCAAGGCTGACTCAAAGACGATTTCGCCGAAAGCACTTGATCCACCGAATGTAAATCTTTTCGCTAAGAGAACGTGCGCCGGCAAAGCTACGACCGTATCCAGGAGCGCAATGGCCGCCGCTAAAGGAAGACAGGCTGAAGCGCAAGAAACGCGGAGGCAGAAAAAATTGGAGAAAGCCAGAGACTCGATAGAGATCAACCGAATTGCCATAAGATCGAGATCGCTGTCGTGCAAGCGACAGCTTTTCCAGCACACCGATTCCAGCGAGACTGGAAGCGTTGCATCGAGGTGCAGCATCGATTCCTTGAGAACCGTGGAACGTCTCTCGACGACATCCAATAAGAAGAAAACGTGCGACTCGGTGAATACCGCGTCGAAACGCTTCGAATTCTCTGGCAGCGACGAGACGTCGACGCAAACGATAGACAAAGCAGAAACGGATAAAATGTCAACAGGTGTGGGTCGTTGCTCATCGGCGAAGCAACTGAGATCGATCGAGGATATTCGTAGGTCGATCGAGGACGAAAGTTGGGATCGCGAAACGGGGCAACCGTCGGCGATGTCGGCGATCGTAGGCAGCGCGGCGAAAGCAGCGGGTCGATCGGAACCTCGTCGAATAAATGTCAATGATCGCGCTGGAAATAGAAAAGAGATATGTTCGCCGGGGCGGTCGGTGAACTTTACCGCGAGCAACGACGCTTTAGGGGATACGGAGCGTTCGTCTGTAAAGTGTACGATGCGTTTCTCCAGGGTCGCGAAAAGTCCGAGCCCGGAGACGACCAAGGAAACGAGCATCCGTGCGAGAAGAAACGTCCCAGCGTCGCCGTCCAAAAGTCCGGACACGGTCGCTAGG CGTGCGTCGAGCGAGTTGAAAGCTCAAGACACAAGATCGACGAAACGGCCAACGACTATGAAAGGCACAGAGCCAATTGGAAACAGGAAGGCGTTGACGGCAACGAGCACAACTACGAAAAAATCAGCGGACGTGGTCGATAGCGCTATTCTCGAGAATGGTCTGCATTTACGAGACCAAACTGCCGAAACGAAATACGATAACGACTCGCCCACGAAGAAAAGCGACGCTCTGGTCGTCGACTTGGACGAGCAACCGGCGAAGGAAAACGACGCGCCACTTCCGCGGAAGCCGCTCTTACGAAAACAGTCCACCGAG AAACAGATTACTTCCATGCAATCAACACGGCCACCATCTGTTTCGTCCACATCTGGTGGTAGCCCCATGCAAGGTCAGACTTCCGGTTCTAGAAGCAAAATGGCTTCGAGAGCAAAGACGCCAATTTCCGGTTCAACAGGATACAAAGGATCAGCTTCCAGCAGAACCGGTGGAGCCGCGGCAGCGAC ATGTTACAGTGACGCTCTGGTTCCTTGCAAAATGTGTGGCCGCCGTTTCGCTCAAGATCGAGTAACACTTCACGAGCAAATTTGCGCGAAAACGACTCAGAAAAAGAGGAAACAATTCGATACGATGATGTATCGCGTAAAAGGCACCGATCTCGAACCGTTCGTGAAAAAAGGACTTGTGAAAAAACAGGTGGAG AAATCGAAGAAGCCGGAGATAAAGTCGAACTGGCGGCGCAAACACGAGGATTTCATTAACGCCATACGCTCGGCCAAGCAAGTACAAGCACACCTGGCCGCAGGAGGCAAGCTCAGCGATTTGCCACCACCGCCGGTTAGCGATAACTACGATTACATTCAGTGTCCCCACTGCGGAAGAAAATTCAATAAGGCCGCCGCCGAGCGTCACATTCCCAAATGCGAACACATGTTACACAATAAGCCGATACACTCGCGAGCGCCGAAACCAAGGCGTTAA